A DNA window from Roseovarius sp. Pro17 contains the following coding sequences:
- a CDS encoding recombinase family protein codes for MLHPTPKLVAYERVSTARQGRSGLGLEAQRKAIDDFAASRAADVIGRFTEVESGGKDARPELAKALHLAKLTGATLVIAKLDRLSRNAVFLLTLRDSGARFLAVDMPEANDLTVGIMALVAQQEREAISRRTKEALAAAKARGVKLGNPNGAAALKRAGKGGEALRRTVSANADQFAHDLKAVVQDIRAQGHETLRAMAGELNQRGILTRRGGMWHVSSVKNLIRRIDCTGGAGS; via the coding sequence ATGCTCCACCCAACTCCGAAGCTCGTTGCCTATGAGCGGGTCTCGACCGCGAGGCAGGGGCGATCGGGTCTTGGTCTGGAGGCACAGCGCAAGGCGATCGATGACTTTGCGGCATCGCGCGCGGCGGATGTCATTGGCCGCTTCACTGAAGTCGAAAGCGGCGGCAAGGATGCCCGGCCCGAACTCGCCAAAGCTCTGCATCTGGCCAAGCTCACAGGGGCGACGCTGGTCATTGCCAAGCTGGACCGGCTCAGCCGCAATGCGGTGTTCCTGCTGACCCTGCGGGACAGTGGCGCGCGCTTCCTCGCCGTCGACATGCCCGAAGCCAATGATCTGACCGTCGGCATCATGGCCCTCGTCGCCCAGCAGGAGCGCGAGGCGATCTCGCGGCGCACAAAAGAGGCGCTGGCAGCCGCGAAGGCGCGTGGCGTGAAGCTCGGCAATCCCAACGGGGCAGCGGCGCTCAAACGGGCAGGGAAGGGGGGCGAGGCGCTCCGGCGAACAGTGAGTGCAAATGCCGACCAGTTCGCCCACGACCTTAAGGCGGTGGTGCAGGATATCCGTGCTCAGGGCCATGAGACGCTGCGGGCTATGGCTGGAGAGTTGAACCAGCGCGGAATCCTCACACGGCGGGGTGGGATGTGGCATGTGTCCAGTGTCAAGAACCTGATCCGCAGGATTGATTGTACAGGTGGCGCCGGCAGTTAG